The genomic segment TCTAGTTTGTGCATGTTGCAGAgtcacttttttctctctctctattcacaccccccccccccatcactcTGTACCACCACGACATTAGAGCCAGTGCCGGTACAGAAGGAAACCAGTGCAATagattaataaacaaaaataatccccACAACAAACAATGTTTACAAATAGACAATTCCATGCATCTCACATACAgtgtctcccccccctcccactccccacgtgtgtatttatttcttcGCTCATTGTCTGGTGCCACTCTTGTGTAAATTCAAACAACATTTTCTAAGAGTGTCGattacaattttattttgtcacctGGTCACACTAAGGATcgaactaaaaagaaaaagtaggaGAGAAAAGATCCATAGACGGGTGTCTGAATGTAATACTGAACCGttgattttaatatatatatttacataaatatatataaatatacataatttCTTTGCCTTACACAGTCAGCACATGGCTGGATTTTTACAAGATTTGTGATTTACTTTTGTAAATTTTGTAAATGCTTGAAAGAGGAAAATTACTGTTGTGTTTCCTTTGGTTTTCCTTCTGTTTAGTTCGTTTTAAAATGTTCGATATTCGAGTCAGGCGATGACACAGCATACGGCGTCTCTGCACATTGACGACAGTTTATGCATTTTGAGACTTGAGCTCTCGCCTGTTGATAACCAACGTTTGTCATCTTTTGCCAGCTGCTGACAACATGTTTTacttgatgatttttttttttactcctacTGTTGGACAGAATCCTCTGGGTGGGAGGAATGAGAACAAATAGATTTAACCTCACTCACTGGTAACTTATATAAGTGGAGAATGCAGAGTCGGCATTAACACACACGTCCATGCAGGTAGTAATATATGTACGTACGTATTTCTGCCTGCGTGTAAATGTAACTAATTCTAATTAACTTCCTCTCACCTACAGCAGACGTGGTAATAACTCTGAGGATTCTTGTCGTCGACAATTTTGAATTGATATTCACCTTCACTGCGTCAGTCAGACTGAGGTTCAGGTGTGTGGTGGAAAGCTGAAAGGCTTTTTCCTTCACACTGTtctttgaaatgatttgatcatgtgatctatttttttaatttttttttcggGGGGGCAATTTTAAAGGACAAACCTGCTCCGACAGGGTCCCTGCTTGTGTAAGTGAAGATACAGAGGTGGTCTcgctctctcactgtctctctctctccccccaccGTGTGTTTTGTACTATCCTCTGTATGCTACTCACGACAAtagtgtaaaaaatgtaaaatgtttattggataatagttttggatttgTTACTGTTTATATTTGCAGGATGTGGATGTATTttcttcatgtatttttttttcgtttGTAAAAAAATGGATTTCTAATTTACAAGCATGTTTGCTTTTGCCAATAAAGATGTAGGAATGGGGTGCTTATAAGACgatcaaaaaaaaaggacaaaggaaagaaaaacaaatactatTTCAAttggtttttttggggggaaagaaagaggaaaaaaatttgagttgtggaaaaaaaaaagatcataaaaaaaagtcaacattgGCAAAGAGGGGGGGAGGGAATACTCAGCAAAAGCATTCCAGAAAATATGACCTCAAATCTCTTGTGTGGTCTGGTTTTTTTCACTCATGTACTGTCTCATGTGATTTAGCACTTAGTTCAGAAAAATAGTCCCAAGTCCCAAAAATGGTAGATGGCACATACAAGGAGCAAAGTTGTGCTTAAACTATGAGTTTACATGGTTTTGAATAGTATGGAAATCTAACTAGTGTTACTTTTACGTGTCTTGGTCAATCGATCAGGATAAaatttgataatgtaataaaaatatgcCCCAGTAGTATAAGAGGCAAGTAAACTAAATATGATAAATGATGATGGTTTTCTACTGGCAATGTGTCCgaggtgtgaccccgcctttggccctatgtcagctattggcacagcaccccccacgatcctcatgtggaggataaaacagtagaagatggatgatggTTTTGTTTAATTAGGCATAACTTTATTGTCCACAATGTGCAAAATAACCTTTATTAACTTGGCAGTTAGTTGAATAGAGTTTGGCAATGCTTTCATCACTTAAACTgaattgtattttactgtaaaacaaattCTCATACGCTATAGATTGTGGAATTCTGAAACACCTTCCTGAAGGGTTATTACTCGGCTTAATCCTGTCATGAAGCCACATCTGTGGTTTCATCCAACAGTCTGTACCAAGCCACCATGTTAAAGGACAGCACGTTTATTCTTGGCTCACCACAATTGCCATTTCATGccatatattatacatttaacTGCATCATGCACTATTGTTACAGGAAACACTGTTGCTGTTACACTCTCGTCGACACCCGAGGTCCCAAACTAATCTCACCACAACAGACCGTGTGACCCCTCACTTTAATTACAGCACTCATGGACATAATTATCATGACATATTAAAATAACGCTAAATAATGCAAGGGCATTTCTTACTTAAGGAAGTCAAGTGAAAACACTCAGAGTCTATTCAGTTTAATgcaaggttgttgtttttttgctttcacaCGAGGGAAGCTGGACCCTGAACAGcacaaatgaatgtgtttttaagttgCTACAAGTTCTTTTACGATATGTGCAAATCGCCAAGATGGCCGCCAAATTCAAACCAACCAGCCCTTATCcttttgagccattttgcaccacatTTACGTATtccccttattttttttttaaacgttttcGTCTCTTCTGATTTGCATGCTAATTTTCGTCtgttttcagtttcattcaGTGCCTCAAAACACTGCAATCCTTTCGGAAGagaaaaagtaatttaaagctgcaagcagcactGTGCGGGCCCTCACAGCAACCACCcttccagcaggtggcgctatgtCCTTGACTCAAGTTACACAACTCCAACAACTCAAATATGACCCCAGAAACTCCGACTGATAAACacaaagtggaacattccaaatataTCGACACAGACGGGAacagtggaatgtaccaagtcacggaaagtatACCATGGCCTTCACATCAGTGTCGCCAGGGGTTAATTTGAGCCGGATCCTGCCGGAACAAGATCTGGCGCCTCTTCATTTTGGCCTCCCTGTGTTTCGGTACTTATTTGGGCAGATCCGGTACCcctcataaaaaataaaaaaaaaaataaaaaaatgaaataaaataaaaaaaacatatataaaaatgtcaAGGAGGCCGGATGCCAGATAAAACTGGATATAACAAGTTCATTGAGGAGTTTAAGGTGCTTTACGCACAGTACTGGCCCGAGGAGGCAGGTGCGCTCTATGGAGAGACTGAGGTTGAGTCGCTGTGTCAGCGCTTCAACATTGCCAACCCGCGCGCAGTCATACAGGCCTACAGAAAGTACAGACACTCAGATGGAAAGTTGGGCATGCTCGTGATGTGGGGTGAGCAAGGCTCACCATATCTGCCCCAAAGCGACACTGTGTCGATACTACCAGTCAAAACCTCTTGAATAATTAATGTTCAGAGCAGTCCTGTGGTTGTGGACCAGAACCTGTCGACTGCTGGACTGGGACAACCCTGCTGTTGTGGAACCTACCTCGCCATCTTACAGGTTCTAACAACTgccaattttaaaataataatggatGAGAAACTTAAGAAACACCTAACACCACATCTAAAGCACAAATAGCTCAGTCCATCCGAAGGTGGCTTGCGTCTCTGAGGGAGTGAGTTCAACTCTTACTGTCAACTGAACTTGTGCACTACTTTCAAACTTCATACCaaaataagaagttaaaaataccagcaacatGCAATTGTGCAGCTTAGGAAACATAGTTCCTGCTGGAAGAACAGTTCAAGTCTTATGAAGAACTCAAGTGTTTGAGTTCAGTGTTCAAAGCGAACAGTAAAAAGCTCtaagagaacctgaagaacCGTGAAGAGCAGGTGGCTCAGTGGCCAAGAACGCTGCTGTGAAGTCCTGAACTCAtaggttcagttcttgtgaggagCAGGTGCTTTTAAAGGTCCACATCCAAACTCAAGATTAAAAGCAGACAGCAATCCTAGACGAAGGCGGCCTTTGTGGTGTGGTGGCTTTGTTCCAAACCGTAAGGATATGTCTCAATACTGAGGTGGCAGGTTCAGTTCCAATTCCCAACACTGCAGTTGTTGACTGGAACAGAACCAAACCTTGCTGACTGACACAACACACCAGGTGACCAGCCCCAAGTGCGTCGTACCGCCCAGTGGCCGGCAGTGAGTCGTACCACCCAGTGGCGGGCAGGGCACGAGTGAGTCGTACCGCCCGGTGGTGGTGGCCTTCGGCCACTGCTGCtcaacgttgttttttttacttaacctaccccctactggccagactagatactcattcttaacagttttaatggtatagTGAAATTTTAGACAGTTAATAATTGGATagtttactaaataatatacagggttttttttacgacatactgtactaggACACTTTTTGACAGTATGAAGGCAGtttttgacgtcatactatatatattatatatttacactaagtcagttttttgaaaacagatgtgttgaaaacacacacgtttgctggggagcagtgacgtcacattagctggaaaatatttttgatttattttgatttaaatgtttctgtattAGTGTGTGTAGACTGTAAATGTGGCCAATGGTTCTATGGTTGTGTATGAATCCAGTTTGACTCTGAGGATATTATGATCAGCGAGGTATTGCTGTAATCTGCTGTTGATAATTGAGCAGAACATCTTCCCCAGGTTGCTGCTGACACTTATCCCTCTGTAGTTGTTAGGGTCTAATTTATCTCCATTTTTGAAGATGGGCGTTATTAGTTCATCTCTTGTCATATTTGGCTGCGGTCACTTGTTTGTATTCCTCACAGCTCTGCATTAAAACAACCTGCTCCTCTTGGCTGAAATAAGCAGCTCAGGTCTACTCTTCATGTAATAACTGCGCCACCCTGTGGCTAAACATCAGCACTGAAGTCATAACTTCACAAGTTCTCATTTTCAATGATTATAAACACTATTATTGTGATTTGATGCCGTGTCAGTCTTGACTGTGCGTGATGGGGACCTCTGTTGGGGACTTTATAGATGCTCTTTATTTAAGCAGGGAATGTAATTCGGGTACAATGTGCATCACACACTcagctaaaataataataataattatgtatcaCGTTCTCCCAAAACAACCAGCTGTTATAGTTTCACTTgactaaaataaatgtgaaccaTACATAGCTGTAGAAGGAGAACGGTAGCATATAATAGTGTATGAtaatacacttgtttttttaactttattatgcatgataataagttagcacgctacttttattttgaggttGTTACATGCCACTTCCGCTTCCGGTCTATCCGCCGTCATATtaataaatgagaaacaaaaaacgaaAAGAGGAATTTGCAAAAACCAAATTTGGGccgttatttgtttttttttgtttttttttttcgttttttgatGCTGAAAACAAAATCCGTTTTTCCGTATTTGGTTcaatacaaaaaaggaaaagggggcgtattttggttttgtcagaAATATGGATTATACTTAAGTACCCTGACCATAATCACCATGTGCTGTGAATCCTGTGACAGTTGTTTGGGTCAGCTGCTGGAGTGGAGCTGCAAATATGTGACAGCACTCTtcacaaaaaatgtcagaagCGATCTTCGTGGTATAAAAAGCACAGAGATGACAGAGGCGTAAACAATGACCATTCAATTATGAATGGTGCCAGTTGTGGAGAAAGCTGCCAAAAAGGGGGAAGAGTGAGAAAAGCAACTTCGTGCTTTATTCATGAGTAACGTTTTTTTTCGTTTTAGACACTAATATGATTTTTAAAGGTTggattaatgtatttatttagattttacatTTGGACTACACACAGAGGCACATAGGTCTCTTAATAAATCAAACATCCAGTTTACTACTGAGGATATCACGCGTTTGAAAATCGTGTTTTAAAGGTCGCCCTCGTCTTCGGTGATATGCGAAAGAGTTGTGTCGAATTCATTCCAGATTCGGCCTGCAACAGGTTTGCACGGTGAGAAAGGTCCTTGGCTCTTTTAATCTCTGTAATGAATAAGCACATGCCAACGTGGTAATGGATGCCTGCCACCGCGCTGCTGAATTATTCAGAGTCTGGGGGAACCAGAGAAGCGGCCGGCACTATCAGATGGACTTGTAGTGTCATCATTTCACCTCTGCCCGCCCTGGCTCCTCTATCTGGCCGTGGGTTTAAACCAGGCAGTCAAATGAGAAGCCTGTAACGCTGCGGCACCGGGAACGGTGCgcgttttttggggggggaaagGCCGGGCAAAGGCTCCTGTATCAGAACCTGTTGTTATGTTCagtgcagtttctgtgtgtttcaccaACACAACGCAGCACAGGTTAGTGCAGGTCGCTCCTGCGCTCTCCATGGTTCTGAAAGAGTTCAAACAAGACAACAGTGTTTCGCGAAGagtgctgtccatggtgctgaatgtTAATGTGCTGACCACGGGGGCGTAAGTCGCTCTTGCACTGTCCATTGTTCTGAAAGAGTTGCGCTCAACAGGTGACCCGGGTCGCTcctgctgtccatggtgctgaaagaGTACAAATCCTTGTTTCCTTTAATACTGAATGGCTGAACACACGTTAATGACACACgtcaatactaataataatcttaTTAACAGAAGTGGCGattttgactaaaatgtcattattatacTGATATAGATTATGTTGaatttgtacaaaaacacacacacaaggatgaggattatttaaaaataaacgtgACATACTGTTTAGCCATAATTAATGTCTCAACAATGATCGATATTTTATCAGGTTATAGTGATTCCGTATCAGGTTAGGATTGATTCGACGCTTGCGCACACAGGCCAAGATTTTGCAACTTGTAAGAGGAGTAAgtgggagggaaggaggagggaggctgaaaaagaagggggaggaggaggtgtggggAGGTTGGGGGCGATGCCGGGAGGCGCCGCCAATGTGAACAGCTCAGTCCGgtgaaggagagcagagaagctCTGAAGCTGTCCGCCCCCCGGCTTACATGTCAGGGGCCACACTGCTTGCGAGGTGCtctcagggaggaggaggatgaccaTGAACGGCAAGCAGCATTTCTCCATGCACCCTGCTCTGCACGAGCCCAAGTACACCGGCCTGCATTCAGGCTCGGAGGGCATGCGCAGAGTCTGTCTGCCCGCCCCGCAGGTACGTTCAGGTCGCGGTAGACTGGTGGTGGAGTGGAgtgggtgagaggaggaggtggtggtggtggtggggagggGATATCACACTGAAAAATGTCTGTTAAGTTGATTTGACAGGACTTTGTTCTATCCCCTATCTCTCCCCCTTACTCTCACCCCCTCCcatctcccccctcctcccccacgTCTATTCCACCGATGCTCTTGCTTTCATATTAATTTTTATGACCTGCGCTTTGAGgagggttctctgctctcctagGCGCTGCATGCctttggaaaatgttttttagaTGCTGAGAGTTGCCTGACAGAATTCCCCACTGACTTCAGTATGCGCACTCTTGCTTGCAGCTGCAGGGCAATATATTCGGAGGCTTTGATGAGAGCCTGCTGGCACGGGCAGAAGCTCTGGCGGCTGCTGACAGCATTGTCTCTCACGGCAAGAGTCACCCGTTCAAACCAGACGTGACTTACCATACCATGAGCAGTGTCCCCTGCACCTcagcctcctcttcttcctccaccaCGGTGCCCATCTCCCACATCCCCTCCACCATCGCGtcccatcaccaccaccaccaccatcacctggGACAGACCCTGGAGGCCGGGGACCTCCTGGAGCACCTCTCCACCAGCCTGGCCGTGACCGGGATGGGTGCTCCGGAACCTCCAGGGATGACTACAACGgcgcaccaccaccaccagcaccccCATCACCACCTGCAGACCATGGGGCAGCTGCATCAGGCGATGGCCAACATGGCCCACCCTCACTCCCTGTCAGTGCACGGCGGCATGGCGTGCATCAACGACGTGGAGTCGGATCCCAGGGAGCTGGAAGCCTTCGCCGAGCGGTTCAAGCAGAGGAGGATCAAGCTCGGAGTGACCCAGGCGGACGTCGGGTCTGCGCTGGCCAACCTCAAGATCCCCGGAGTGGGGTCACTGAGCCAGAGCACCATCTGCAGGTTCGAGTCCCTCACGTTGTCCCACAACAACATGATCGCGCTGAAGCCGGTTCTCCAGGCCTGgctggaggaggcggaggcTGCGTACCGGGAGAAAAGCAACAAGCCGGACCTTTTCAGCGGCAACGAGAGGAAAAGGAAGCGCACGTCCATCGCGGCGCCGGAGAAGCGCTCTCTGGAGGCGTACTTTGCCATCCAGCCGCGGCCCTCCTCGGAGAAAATTGCGGCCATCGCAGAAAAGCTGGACCTGAAAAAGAACGTGGTTCGAGTGTGGTTCTGCAACCAGCGGCAGAAACAGAAACGGATGAAATACTCTGCGGTGCACTGAGTTTCACACATCATGAATAAAATAGCCTACTACATTTTTGATCGAGTGATTAATAATAACCTAAGTAGCCTATAACTCACAGGGATCTGTCAACAGCGTCTCTCTCTCGTCTGGGATTAAAAGACTTTGGTCTTTGAAGCTTTTCATTTTCGTGTCACTCACTCGTTGCACTTTGAtggatttttgtgattttgatatGGGGACTTTATTATCAATGACGatgttatatataaaaaaaactgtgagcAGGTGTTGGTGTTGTTGAGCTCGTATCTTGCACACACTCAGAACGGATTTTCAGTAAATTCACCCTGGCAATTCGTCACATTCAGGGATATTTCacgttttgttatttttatttaaaagaaagtcATACATTGAGGTTATTATTGTTGGGATATACTTTATAAAGAAAGACAGCGGAGTTGTGGCTTTGTGGTAAAAGATAGAATTGGAACTTGTATTATTGTTGGTCGTGGTCAGCGTTGACCTTTCACCTCACATTATGCAGAAGCACCCAAGTGTATTTTcacctgtttgttgttgttttttaaaaaagggattCAACAACAATATCTCACACTTTTACCAACACCACAATTTTTGCAGACGAATCTACTCTTTTACTAAATCATGTGATTGTGTTTCAtgcacagcaaaaaaaagaaggtattcttacacactcattttatttttctttatttaaaataatgaattaaaatgacacTGAGGCACACCAGT from the Solea solea chromosome 4, fSolSol10.1, whole genome shotgun sequence genome contains:
- the pou4f3 gene encoding POU domain, class 4, transcription factor 3 — encoded protein: MTMNGKQHFSMHPALHEPKYTGLHSGSEGMRRVCLPAPQLQGNIFGGFDESLLARAEALAAADSIVSHGKSHPFKPDVTYHTMSSVPCTSASSSSSTTVPISHIPSTIASHHHHHHHHLGQTLEAGDLLEHLSTSLAVTGMGAPEPPGMTTTAHHHHQHPHHHLQTMGQLHQAMANMAHPHSLSVHGGMACINDVESDPRELEAFAERFKQRRIKLGVTQADVGSALANLKIPGVGSLSQSTICRFESLTLSHNNMIALKPVLQAWLEEAEAAYREKSNKPDLFSGNERKRKRTSIAAPEKRSLEAYFAIQPRPSSEKIAAIAEKLDLKKNVVRVWFCNQRQKQKRMKYSAVH